The following nucleotide sequence is from Desulfatiglans sp..
CGCGGCCCTCCCTCTGTGAGATCCAGAAATTGTTACCTTCATTTCGCAGGTAATTAAGGTATTCAGAAAGGTGCATGGATGCCTCAAGCTGCTCCTTCCTGGCGAGCCCCCTTTTTACGATTATTCCATTATTGATGCGGATAAGGTCTGAAACCGCATCGTTTAGGAGCAGGTTATCTCCAAAGGCAATGAAGGGGATGCTGAATCCGTTCAGGTAGAGGGCATAGTTCACAAGGGCAGGGTCCATCACTATATCCCTGTGGTTGGTCATGAAGATATATGATTTACCCTTGTCCAGTTTTTCTATGCCTGAGTAGGTAACACTGTCAGATGATCTTTCTATGATCCTCTTTAATAAAAAATCAGCGATTATCTGTGATTGAAATTTTGTCACACTCCTGATCCGTGAAAGTTTTTTCTTCAGTAAAAACCTGACCACCCAGTCTGCAATACCTTTTAGAGGTTCAGGGCATGAGGGCCATTTCATAATGCGGAAAGAGGAGACAAGTAGGTCATTTCCCGCAAGGCGTTTCATGACAGCGGGGACCTCACTGTCTATATATGGCCTGATGTCATCGAATCTGGATTTATTGTCTGTCATAAGTTTTAAAACAGCATCCCCTTTTTGTTTTCCTTTATCGCAGTCGTTATCTTATCCAGTCTTTTTTTTCGGGTTTCATCGGTCTTTGCATCAAAGTAGAAACCCGCATATTGCTTTTTTAAAGACATCGGCTTTTTCTCATATTCTTCTGCAAGGCTCAAGTCATTCCTGATTATCTCTTTGAAATCAAGGATCAGCTTATTAATATCCGGTCTGTTTTTTTCTTTATCCCACTCTCCATTTTCAACAGCCTTTTTTATCTCACGTTCACCAAAATCGGTCATGATCTTTTCTTTTCTTAATTTTTCAACAATCTTTTTATTTTTCTCAGACCATTTGCTGTTTTTTGTCCGTGGCGCAAAATATTTTATATAGCTTTTATCACCTTCTGACTTCATCTGCCCGTCTATCCATCCAAAGCAGAGGACTTCATTCAGGGCCTCATCTGCGGTGATTGAAGACTGACTCTTGTCTTTTATAAACCTGATCCAGATACCCGGTGATGTCTCTACATTCTTCTTAAGCCATTTACGAAATTCCGTTCTCTCTTTAAATTCCAGTTCCATCTTATCTTTCCTTTACTTATACTTAATCTTCAACACCAGTATTGTAAAATTTAATACAAAGGTAACTGCATTGGCCAGCATTACAGGCATATCTTTTGTCAAAGCCCCGTATATAAGCCAGAGCAGAACCCCGGTTGTAAAAATAATATACATGCTAAGAGAGATATCCCTTGTCTGCTTTTGGGTAATTACCTTTATTGCCTGTGGCAGTAAAGAGATTGTTTTGCAGAAGGCAGCAAACAGGCCGAGCAACGTAACCATATTAAATTCAAGCATTCAAAACATCCTTTTTATATTCTCCTCAAACGGCGGATAGATGATCCCCTTATCCGTCACAATGGCTGTGATCAGGTCATGGGGTGTTACATCAAAGGCAGGGTTAAAGACCTTGATTCCTTCAGGTGCGATTTTTCTCCCATACCAGTTT
It contains:
- a CDS encoding SemiSWEET transporter, producing the protein MLEFNMVTLLGLFAAFCKTISLLPQAIKVITQKQTRDISLSMYIIFTTGVLLWLIYGALTKDMPVMLANAVTFVLNFTILVLKIKYK
- a CDS encoding acyltransferase; the protein is MTDNKSRFDDIRPYIDSEVPAVMKRLAGNDLLVSSFRIMKWPSCPEPLKGIADWVVRFLLKKKLSRIRSVTKFQSQIIADFLLKRIIERSSDSVTYSGIEKLDKGKSYIFMTNHRDIVMDPALVNYALYLNGFSIPFIAFGDNLLLNDAVSDLIRINNGIIVKRGLARKEQLEASMHLSEYLNYLRNEGNNFWISQREGRAKDGIDQTNPAIINMFYLSERKKEGGFAEFIRQCNIVPAAISYEKDPCDRLKAWELYRKNKNGAHIKRKNEDLISMLAGLSGDKGRIHISFGAPLTGYYEDKNALATAIDKEIHTLYRFWPRNYIAYDHLYKTEKYADKYTEPEKAGFLNAYNNLKPEVRNLLFTIYANPICSFESHQMTVSRDKPLASQQGA